A stretch of the Actinomyces qiguomingii genome encodes the following:
- a CDS encoding GNAT family N-acetyltransferase — translation MNLFGRRPPAPLTPLDPSRLSGLLELCALDPVVGVALAHQVLRWPSWARGDVVADDPWRPTAAAWASGSLIPVGLSARPELGHPGAGPEVARALAAHARRRLTSHGSVAGAVEDVAAVWEHLAAEGVHSREERWEQPLLVAPQVSGGALADEASTRRPGLAWAAADVHRATPAEESLVLPASVDMFTGELGYDPTASGSSYASHVNWLIASGRSYVLLDDGAGAPCQADGPRAVAFKTDVGALWSAPGGAVAQLTGVWTRPDLRGRGIGSVALAAVVDAVRRDHVGMDGTVSLYVNSFNAAGLGLYASLGFRRVGTFATVLL, via the coding sequence GTGAACCTGTTCGGTCGTCGCCCGCCGGCTCCGCTGACTCCGCTGGACCCGAGCCGTCTGAGCGGACTGTTGGAGTTGTGTGCCCTAGACCCGGTTGTCGGCGTTGCCCTGGCCCACCAGGTGCTGCGCTGGCCCAGCTGGGCCCGGGGAGACGTGGTCGCTGATGACCCGTGGCGGCCGACCGCAGCGGCCTGGGCCAGCGGATCACTCATACCTGTCGGTTTGTCCGCCCGACCGGAGTTGGGCCATCCCGGTGCGGGCCCCGAAGTGGCCCGAGCCCTGGCCGCTCACGCCCGTAGACGGCTGACCAGTCACGGCTCGGTGGCCGGGGCGGTGGAGGATGTCGCGGCTGTCTGGGAGCACCTGGCGGCCGAGGGCGTGCACTCGCGCGAGGAACGTTGGGAACAACCCCTGCTGGTAGCTCCGCAGGTGTCTGGGGGTGCGCTGGCCGATGAAGCGTCGACGCGGCGCCCGGGCCTGGCCTGGGCCGCGGCGGACGTGCACCGGGCTACACCCGCGGAGGAGTCCCTGGTGCTGCCGGCAAGCGTGGACATGTTCACCGGAGAACTCGGTTACGACCCGACCGCCTCGGGATCCTCCTACGCCAGCCACGTGAACTGGTTGATCGCCTCTGGGCGCAGCTATGTGCTGCTCGACGACGGCGCCGGAGCGCCCTGCCAGGCCGACGGTCCGCGCGCCGTGGCCTTCAAGACGGATGTTGGCGCGCTCTGGTCTGCGCCTGGAGGGGCGGTTGCGCAGCTCACCGGGGTGTGGACCCGCCCTGACCTGCGTGGGCGCGGTATTGGCTCCGTGGCGCTCGCGGCGGTTGTGGATGCGGTGCGGCGTGATCATGTGGGCATGGATGGAACCGTGAGCCTATATGTGAACTCCTTCAACGCCGCCGGCCTTGGGCTGTACGCCTCCTTAGGCTTCCGGCGTGTGGGAACCTTCGCCACCGTGCTGCTGTGA
- the ispG gene encoding flavodoxin-dependent (E)-4-hydroxy-3-methylbut-2-enyl-diphosphate synthase: MTEAIALGMPTVREEPPVLAPRKPTRRIDVGDVPVGGDAPISVQSMTTTKTHDIGATLQQIAELTAAGCDIVRVACPTDKDAAALGVIAKQSRIPVIADIHFNPKYVFAAIEAGCGAVRVNPGNIRQFDNKVAEICKAASDHGTSLRIGVNAGSLDPRLLKKYGKATPEALVESAVWEASLFEECGFNDFKISVKHHDVVTMVQAYQLLSEQGDWPLHLGVTEAGPAFQGTIKSCAAFGILLAQGIGDTIRVSLSAPPVEEVKVGTKLLEFMGLRERKLEIVSCPSCGRAQVDVWSLAESVEEGLKDVSAPLRVAVMGCVVNGPGEAREADLGCASGNGKGQIFVRGKVIKTVPEDQVVETLLEQAQAMAEQMRAEFGEEALEGTSPSVVASA, from the coding sequence GTGACTGAAGCGATCGCTCTTGGTATGCCGACCGTGCGTGAGGAGCCCCCGGTGCTGGCGCCGCGTAAACCAACCCGCAGGATCGATGTGGGCGACGTTCCGGTAGGCGGTGACGCCCCGATCTCCGTGCAGTCGATGACCACCACCAAGACGCACGACATCGGGGCCACCTTGCAGCAGATCGCCGAGCTGACGGCCGCCGGCTGCGACATCGTGCGGGTCGCCTGCCCCACGGACAAGGATGCCGCCGCGCTGGGGGTGATCGCCAAGCAGTCGCGTATCCCCGTCATCGCCGATATCCATTTCAACCCCAAGTACGTTTTCGCCGCGATTGAGGCCGGCTGCGGGGCCGTACGCGTCAACCCGGGGAACATTCGTCAGTTCGACAACAAGGTGGCCGAGATCTGTAAGGCTGCCTCCGACCATGGCACCTCACTGCGCATCGGCGTCAATGCGGGCTCCCTAGACCCGCGGCTGCTCAAGAAGTATGGCAAGGCCACTCCTGAGGCGCTGGTGGAGTCCGCCGTGTGGGAGGCGAGCCTGTTCGAGGAGTGCGGCTTCAACGACTTCAAGATCTCCGTTAAACACCATGATGTGGTCACGATGGTCCAGGCATACCAGTTGCTCAGCGAGCAGGGGGACTGGCCGCTGCACCTGGGCGTGACCGAGGCCGGCCCCGCTTTTCAGGGCACCATCAAGTCCTGTGCGGCCTTCGGCATTCTGCTGGCCCAGGGCATCGGCGACACCATCCGCGTCTCCCTTTCCGCTCCGCCGGTGGAGGAGGTCAAGGTCGGCACCAAGCTGCTGGAGTTCATGGGGCTGCGCGAGCGCAAACTGGAGATCGTCTCCTGCCCGTCCTGCGGGCGTGCCCAGGTGGACGTGTGGTCACTTGCCGAGTCCGTGGAGGAGGGGCTCAAGGACGTGTCCGCTCCGCTGCGGGTAGCCGTGATGGGCTGTGTGGTCAACGGCCCCGGTGAGGCTAGGGAGGCGGATCTCGGCTGCGCCTCGGGCAACGGCAAGGGACAGATATTCGTACGCGGTAAGGTCATAAAAACCGTCCCTGAGGACCAGGTGGTTGAGACCCTGCTGGAGCAGGCGCAGGCGATGGCCGAGCAGATGCGCGCCGAGTTCGGTGAGGAGGCCCTGGAGGGCACTTCCCCGAGCGTTGTCGCCAGCGCCTGA
- a CDS encoding M50 family metallopeptidase, giving the protein MSHTLAYVLGIVILILGIAVSIALHEFGHMLPAKHFGVKVPEYFIGFGPKLWSFRRGETEYGIKAIWLGGYVRLLGMLPPARPGHPDKPGSMIAEAREEALAELGPDEQDRAFYRLSVPRKLLVMAGGILTNLALGIICLTVALGVVGQPGRTTTVASVAQCVSSDIDAGAACTDADPVAPAAAAGLQKADTIISWGGTPTSTWTEVQQAIAAAGTEPVDVVVRRDGTERVLSVTAVRAPRTVLDDDGTPLIGSDGEPVKQLRPYVGIEPSLGTIRTPPSEIPQVVGGAVVQTLKAIVTLPVGLYHAVAAGLGLEDRSADGLVSLVGVGRIAGQVTSAGTGTDTGLPLSVRLFSMLSLLGSLNLALFAFNLIPLLPLDGGHVAGACWEGLRRLWARVRGLPDPGYTDTARMLPVGQVVFYLLIVMALILVWADIVAPI; this is encoded by the coding sequence TTGAGCCACACCCTCGCATATGTTCTGGGCATTGTCATCCTCATCCTGGGGATCGCCGTGTCCATCGCCCTGCACGAATTCGGCCACATGCTGCCGGCCAAGCACTTCGGGGTGAAGGTCCCCGAGTACTTCATCGGTTTCGGCCCCAAGCTGTGGTCCTTCCGGCGTGGAGAGACCGAATACGGCATCAAGGCCATCTGGCTGGGCGGCTACGTGCGATTGTTGGGCATGCTGCCGCCAGCCCGCCCCGGTCATCCGGATAAGCCCGGCTCCATGATCGCCGAGGCTCGCGAGGAGGCACTGGCCGAGCTCGGCCCCGACGAGCAGGACCGCGCCTTCTACCGCCTGAGCGTGCCCCGCAAACTATTGGTCATGGCCGGTGGCATCTTGACCAATCTCGCCTTGGGCATCATCTGTCTAACCGTCGCACTAGGCGTGGTCGGTCAACCCGGCCGCACCACGACCGTCGCCTCGGTCGCGCAGTGCGTCTCATCAGATATCGATGCCGGCGCCGCCTGCACGGACGCCGACCCCGTCGCCCCGGCGGCGGCTGCGGGTCTGCAGAAGGCAGACACCATCATCTCGTGGGGCGGCACCCCCACTAGCACCTGGACCGAAGTGCAACAGGCCATCGCCGCGGCCGGTACCGAGCCGGTCGACGTCGTCGTACGGCGCGACGGGACCGAGCGGGTTCTGTCTGTCACCGCCGTGCGGGCGCCCCGGACCGTTTTGGATGACGACGGCACCCCATTGATCGGCTCCGACGGCGAACCGGTTAAGCAGCTGCGCCCCTATGTGGGTATTGAGCCCTCCCTGGGCACCATCCGCACCCCGCCGAGCGAGATCCCGCAGGTGGTGGGTGGCGCCGTGGTCCAGACCCTGAAGGCGATTGTCACTCTGCCAGTCGGGCTGTATCACGCCGTGGCCGCCGGCCTGGGGCTGGAGGATCGCAGCGCGGATGGCCTGGTCAGCCTGGTGGGGGTAGGACGTATCGCCGGCCAGGTCACCAGCGCCGGTACCGGCACGGATACCGGCCTGCCGCTGTCGGTGCGCCTGTTCTCAATGCTGAGCCTGCTCGGCTCCCTGAACCTGGCCCTGTTCGCCTTCAACCTCATTCCGCTGTTGCCGCTGGACGGCGGACATGTGGCCGGCGCCTGCTGGGAGGGGCTGCGGCGCCTGTGGGCGCGCGTACGCGGACTGCCGGATCCTGGATATACCGACACCGCCCGGATGCTGCCGGTGGGGCAGGTGGTCTTCTACCTGCTGATAGTCATGGCCTTGATTCTTGTCTGGGCGGATATCGTCGCCCCCATCTGA
- the dxr gene encoding 1-deoxy-D-xylulose-5-phosphate reductoisomerase, translating to MTMAVTAADGGMRAVVLLGSTGSIGTQALDIIEHFHANRAVPGTFASGSVSALRVAGLAAGGARLELLAEQAVAHAVPRLAVSAAGTNTVAHLRSALATAAARAGRPDPVEQILTGPDAATDLIAAAGVGEGDVVLNGITGSVGLAPTLAALRSGATLALANKESLVVGGALVKRALRRPGQVVPVDSEHSAIAQALRSGVHEKGLTSPTITGRSEVRRLILTASGGPFRGRRRDDLAEVTAAQALAHPTWAMGPVVTVNSSTLVNKGLELIEAHLLFDVDPAEIAVVVHPQSVVHSMVEFIDGATIAQASTPDMRLPIALGLTWPRRPDLVGPVAPQSWDEPTAWTFEPLDADTFPAVELARGAVAASATHPAVFNAANERAVDAFLDGRLRWLDIVAVDAQVLEAHTGMRDPELNDVLAADTWARARADELIAARTR from the coding sequence ATGACCATGGCCGTCACAGCCGCAGACGGCGGTATGCGCGCCGTCGTACTACTGGGCTCCACCGGTTCCATTGGCACCCAGGCGCTGGACATCATTGAGCATTTCCACGCTAATCGGGCCGTCCCGGGCACCTTCGCGTCCGGGTCCGTATCGGCGCTGCGGGTGGCGGGCCTGGCTGCGGGCGGCGCTAGGCTCGAACTGCTTGCCGAGCAGGCCGTAGCCCATGCTGTGCCCCGCTTGGCGGTGTCGGCCGCAGGAACGAATACGGTCGCCCATCTGCGCTCCGCCCTGGCCACCGCCGCCGCCCGTGCCGGCAGGCCCGATCCGGTTGAGCAGATCCTCACCGGTCCTGACGCCGCCACCGACCTGATCGCGGCCGCCGGTGTGGGGGAGGGGGACGTGGTCCTCAACGGCATAACCGGCTCGGTGGGGCTGGCGCCCACCCTGGCCGCTCTGCGATCGGGCGCCACCCTGGCCCTGGCGAACAAGGAGTCTCTTGTCGTGGGTGGGGCACTTGTTAAACGGGCGCTGCGCCGCCCCGGGCAGGTGGTGCCAGTGGACTCCGAGCATTCGGCCATCGCTCAGGCGCTGCGCTCCGGCGTGCACGAGAAGGGACTGACCAGCCCCACTATCACCGGCCGCAGTGAGGTGCGCCGCCTTATCCTTACCGCCTCCGGCGGTCCCTTCCGCGGACGGCGCCGTGATGATCTGGCAGAGGTCACAGCCGCTCAGGCACTGGCCCACCCCACCTGGGCGATGGGTCCGGTGGTCACCGTCAACTCCTCCACCCTGGTTAACAAGGGTTTGGAGCTGATCGAGGCGCATCTGCTGTTCGACGTCGACCCCGCCGAGATCGCCGTGGTCGTGCATCCCCAGTCGGTGGTGCATTCCATGGTCGAGTTCATCGATGGAGCCACCATCGCCCAGGCGTCTACTCCCGATATGCGCCTTCCCATAGCCCTGGGCCTGACCTGGCCCCGTCGTCCGGACCTGGTCGGGCCGGTGGCTCCGCAATCCTGGGATGAGCCCACCGCCTGGACCTTCGAGCCGCTGGACGCCGATACCTTCCCGGCGGTGGAGCTCGCCCGCGGAGCAGTCGCGGCATCTGCTACCCACCCGGCGGTATTCAACGCCGCCAATGAGCGGGCCGTGGACGCCTTCCTGGACGGGCGGCTGCGCTGGTTGGACATCGTCGCCGTGGACGCGCAGGTGCTGGAGGCCCACACCGGGATGCGCGACCCCGAACTTAATGACGTGCTCGCCGCGGATACCTGGGCGCGCGCCCGCGCCGACGAGCTGATCGCTGCCCGCACTCGCTGA
- a CDS encoding DivIVA domain-containing protein: MSDMFPRVGFLKQGYRVSQVDGYFETAREIYDAGELSEMDSEGVRTVAFDIVHGGYRPDAVDAALDRLEAAFLQRRRAEYVAANGRKAWMDQVAQLATTLYPRLLRPAGERFAPASRQGYDKDAVDALMDRIAAYFDSDGALTSAQVRAAVFPSARGDKAYDEASVDRFLARAVEVLLSVE, from the coding sequence ATGAGCGACATGTTCCCCAGAGTCGGCTTCCTCAAGCAGGGCTACCGGGTCTCGCAGGTGGACGGCTACTTCGAGACCGCCCGGGAGATCTACGACGCCGGCGAACTGTCCGAGATGGACTCCGAGGGTGTGCGTACGGTCGCCTTCGACATCGTTCACGGCGGTTACCGGCCCGATGCGGTCGATGCCGCCCTGGACCGGCTCGAAGCCGCCTTCTTGCAGCGCCGTCGCGCCGAGTACGTAGCCGCAAATGGCCGCAAGGCCTGGATGGATCAGGTGGCGCAACTGGCTACCACGCTGTATCCGCGGCTGTTGCGTCCCGCGGGTGAACGCTTCGCCCCCGCCTCCCGGCAGGGCTACGACAAGGATGCCGTGGACGCCCTTATGGACCGTATCGCCGCTTATTTCGACTCCGACGGCGCCCTGACCTCCGCGCAGGTGCGTGCCGCCGTGTTCCCCTCCGCCCGCGGAGACAAGGCCTATGACGAGGCCAGTGTTGACCGGTTCCTCGCCCGGGCCGTAGAGGTCCTGCTGTCGGTGGAATGA
- the rlmN gene encoding 23S rRNA (adenine(2503)-C(2))-methyltransferase RlmN, translated as MAPTDTTRPGADRRIQVLPTDQPPEGATTPDARPRLSFAVPPARGKAPRHLADLDLPGRKRALREAGLPAFRADQLSRHYFTRFTREPEEMTDLPAAQREQLCGELLPELIQEVRALRADGGRTIKHLWALHDGVRVESVLMRYRDRTTLCVSSQAGCGMACPFCATGQMGLTRNLTTGEIVEQIRHAAALSEAGGLTGGRARLSNIVFMGMGEPMVNYKNVVAALHRIIDPAPEGFGLSARGVTVSTVGLVPLIRKLAGEGLPVTLAVSLHAPDDGLRDALIPVNSKWKVGQLLDAARDYFEATGRRVSIEYALIKDMNDHAWRARLLADELNRRGHGWAHVNPIPLNPTPGSIWTCSEPEVQDLFVDTLRRAGITTTVRDTRGSDIDGACGQLATEALSQERAAHIR; from the coding sequence CTGGCCCCCACGGATACGACACGCCCGGGCGCCGATCGCCGCATCCAGGTGCTGCCCACGGATCAGCCGCCCGAGGGTGCCACCACGCCCGATGCCCGCCCCCGCCTGTCATTCGCCGTCCCACCCGCCCGTGGCAAGGCTCCCCGGCACCTGGCCGACCTGGACCTGCCCGGCCGCAAACGGGCGCTGCGCGAGGCCGGCCTGCCCGCCTTCCGTGCCGACCAGCTCTCCCGGCACTACTTCACCCGCTTCACCCGCGAGCCGGAAGAAATGACGGATCTGCCGGCTGCCCAGCGCGAGCAGCTCTGTGGGGAGCTGCTGCCGGAGCTCATCCAGGAGGTGCGCGCTTTGCGTGCCGACGGTGGGCGCACCATCAAACACCTGTGGGCACTACACGACGGCGTGCGCGTGGAGTCGGTGCTCATGCGCTATCGGGATCGCACCACCCTGTGCGTGTCCTCACAAGCGGGCTGCGGCATGGCCTGCCCCTTTTGTGCCACCGGCCAGATGGGGCTGACCCGTAACCTGACCACCGGGGAGATCGTCGAACAGATCCGTCACGCCGCCGCCCTGTCCGAGGCGGGCGGCCTGACCGGTGGACGCGCGCGCCTGTCCAATATCGTCTTCATGGGCATGGGCGAGCCCATGGTCAACTACAAGAACGTGGTGGCGGCCCTGCACCGGATCATCGACCCGGCCCCGGAGGGTTTCGGCCTGTCTGCGCGCGGCGTGACCGTCTCCACCGTGGGGCTGGTCCCGCTCATCCGTAAGCTCGCCGGTGAGGGGCTGCCGGTAACCCTGGCCGTGTCCCTGCACGCCCCGGACGATGGACTGCGCGACGCCCTGATCCCGGTCAACTCCAAGTGGAAGGTCGGGCAGCTGCTGGATGCCGCCCGCGACTACTTCGAGGCCACCGGCCGGCGCGTGTCCATTGAGTACGCCCTGATTAAAGACATGAACGACCACGCTTGGCGGGCTCGGCTTCTCGCCGACGAACTCAACCGCCGTGGCCACGGCTGGGCCCACGTCAACCCGATTCCCCTCAACCCCACCCCCGGATCAATCTGGACCTGCTCCGAGCCGGAGGTTCAGGACCTGTTTGTCGACACGCTCCGCCGTGCCGGCATCACCACCACGGTGCGAGACACTCGTGGCAGCGACATCGACGGCGCCTGCGGCCAGCTGGCCACCGAGGCGCTCAGCCAGGAAAGGGCGGCGCACATCCGATGA
- a CDS encoding phosphatidate cytidylyltransferase has protein sequence MSTLLAPPPTRNRTPLPPTGRAGRNLPAAVAVSVVLVGAVLASLVFNKAAFVGVVVVAVCGALWELAGAFARKGIRLPLAPLWIGTLGVAVCAWKAGAEAALGAYIATAGACVVWCFMDQAEAESGTALEEAGHDVLRTEAHDAVRRSRSVDASASVFAATYLPFLAGFAVLLVAQPHGVGKVLMLIALPAANDTGGWLAGITFGRHPMAPRVSPKKSWEGFAGSLAAAVGAGVACMWALGGPLPAGAMLGATIVVISTLGDLGESLLKRDLGLKDMGTLLPGHGGLMDRLDSILVAAPVVYVFSLLVG, from the coding sequence TTGTCCACCTTGCTTGCCCCGCCACCGACGCGCAACCGCACCCCGCTGCCCCCAACCGGGCGGGCGGGGCGCAACCTGCCTGCCGCAGTCGCGGTTTCCGTAGTCCTGGTAGGGGCGGTCCTGGCGTCACTGGTGTTCAACAAGGCTGCCTTTGTGGGCGTGGTGGTTGTCGCGGTGTGCGGCGCCCTGTGGGAGCTGGCCGGGGCCTTCGCCCGCAAGGGTATTCGGCTACCTCTGGCGCCACTGTGGATAGGCACGTTGGGCGTGGCGGTGTGTGCCTGGAAGGCGGGCGCGGAGGCTGCGTTGGGCGCATATATCGCCACCGCCGGCGCTTGCGTGGTCTGGTGCTTCATGGACCAGGCTGAGGCCGAGTCTGGAACCGCCCTGGAGGAGGCCGGTCACGACGTGCTGCGCACCGAGGCGCACGACGCCGTGCGGCGCTCCCGCTCCGTGGATGCCTCCGCCTCCGTATTTGCCGCCACCTATCTGCCCTTCCTGGCCGGATTTGCGGTGTTGCTGGTGGCCCAGCCACATGGCGTGGGCAAGGTCCTGATGCTGATAGCCCTGCCCGCCGCCAATGACACCGGCGGCTGGCTGGCCGGCATCACCTTCGGCAGACACCCCATGGCACCCCGAGTCTCCCCCAAGAAGTCCTGGGAGGGCTTCGCGGGCTCGTTGGCCGCGGCCGTGGGCGCCGGAGTGGCCTGCATGTGGGCGCTGGGCGGGCCACTGCCGGCCGGTGCGATGCTCGGCGCTACCATTGTGGTCATCTCCACACTGGGCGACCTGGGGGAGTCCCTGCTGAAGCGTGATTTGGGACTCAAGGACATGGGCACGCTTTTGCCCGGTCACGGAGGACTCATGGATCGCCTCGATTCCATCCTGGTGGCTGCCCCGGTGGTTTACGTATTCAGTCTGCTGGTCGGATGA
- the frr gene encoding ribosome recycling factor: MIDDVMLDAEDKMDKALDAGKHELAAIRTGRANPSMFNGIMVDYYGAPTPLQQLASITIPEARSVIVSPYDRGAMKEIVTAIRESDLGVNPTDDGTVIRVTLPVLTEERRRDYVKLARSRAEESRVQVRGVRAKAKKELEAIKRDGEAGEDDVKRAETELDALTRRYVDQIDTALAAKESELLEV; encoded by the coding sequence ATGATCGACGACGTCATGCTCGATGCCGAGGACAAGATGGACAAGGCCCTCGACGCCGGCAAGCACGAACTCGCCGCCATTCGCACCGGCCGCGCTAATCCGTCCATGTTCAACGGCATCATGGTCGACTACTACGGTGCGCCCACGCCTCTGCAACAGCTCGCCTCAATCACCATCCCCGAGGCGCGCTCGGTAATTGTCAGCCCCTACGACCGCGGGGCCATGAAGGAGATCGTTACCGCAATCCGGGAGTCGGACCTGGGCGTCAACCCCACCGACGATGGCACGGTCATCCGCGTCACCCTGCCCGTGCTGACCGAGGAACGTCGCCGCGACTACGTCAAGCTCGCCCGCTCGCGTGCCGAGGAGTCCCGCGTCCAGGTGCGCGGTGTGCGCGCCAAGGCCAAGAAGGAGCTGGAGGCCATCAAGCGCGACGGCGAGGCCGGCGAGGACGATGTCAAGCGCGCCGAGACCGAACTGGATGCTCTCACCAGGCGCTACGTGGACCAGATAGACACCGCCCTGGCCGCCAAGGAGTCCGAGCTCCTCGAGGTCTGA
- the pyrH gene encoding UMP kinase, with amino-acid sequence MSESPERDDRIAHGTHPRRVLLKLSGEVFGGGSVGLDADVVADAAGQIATAIDQGVQVAVVVGGGNFFRGAELSARGMDRARADYMGMLGTVMNALALQDFIEKAGVPARVQSAITMTQVAEPYIPLRAIRHMEKGRAVVFGAGAGMPYFSTDTVAAQRALETHCDELLVGKNGVDGVYTADPRRDPTAVKLDRLTYGRALADGLQVADASAFALSRDNALTMRVFGMGEHGNITRALLGEDIGTLVTLD; translated from the coding sequence ATGAGTGAGTCCCCAGAACGCGACGATCGCATCGCTCACGGCACACACCCCCGTCGGGTGCTGCTCAAGCTCTCCGGCGAGGTCTTCGGCGGCGGCTCGGTGGGCCTGGACGCCGACGTCGTCGCCGACGCCGCCGGGCAGATCGCCACCGCCATCGATCAGGGCGTGCAGGTTGCCGTGGTGGTCGGGGGCGGGAACTTCTTCCGCGGCGCCGAACTGTCAGCCCGTGGGATGGACCGCGCCCGCGCCGACTACATGGGCATGCTCGGAACAGTCATGAACGCCCTGGCCCTGCAGGACTTCATTGAGAAGGCCGGCGTGCCCGCACGCGTGCAGTCCGCCATCACCATGACCCAGGTGGCCGAGCCCTACATCCCCCTGCGCGCCATCCGCCACATGGAGAAGGGCCGCGCCGTCGTCTTCGGCGCCGGCGCCGGCATGCCCTACTTCTCCACCGACACCGTCGCCGCCCAGCGCGCCCTGGAGACTCACTGCGACGAACTGCTGGTCGGTAAGAACGGGGTCGACGGCGTGTACACCGCCGATCCGCGGCGCGACCCGACCGCCGTCAAGCTGGACCGCCTCACCTACGGCCGCGCCCTGGCTGACGGCCTGCAGGTCGCTGACGCCTCCGCCTTCGCCCTCAGCCGCGATAACGCTCTGACCATGCGCGTGTTCGGCATGGGCGAGCATGGCAATATCACCCGGGCCCTGCTGGGAGAGGATATCGGCACCCTCGTCACCCTCGACTGA
- a CDS encoding PqqD family peptide modification chaperone, which translates to MYPRLNTQAILHRQPDAGYYYLLDSETSTERINRTGTDVLELCDGTRSIDTIYDIMAKRHNEGRRTVEALVLPFLAESAAKTTISISEKPQQEPSSPHQITGSYDSWIPLLSSFELTSSCNLSCIHCYASASLGNGIYPATEQVIDALAYLARHGTYSVLLTGGEPTMHPGFLEILEATTSLMRLLRVASNLYSVPEQALQALMRNDAATIQTSIDELRSTHELIRGGRDAFTRTMNNVTRLSQSGTLVIVAMTANRLNYREVEEVVQRCREAGAAAFRLGLTFPVGRAAQAGLALTDEEVRELQDDWDRIIAQYSSADFSLNRSEETGDFQELALTEGSLPSSCGAGHLIMHVNAKGDVNPCPLLDITLGNVYRHPMEEALSGPYFRLLEHAQSPGADACAECALAPMCGRCHAAAATWGKRKGCWWRSTPLAQVLSSAR; encoded by the coding sequence ATGTACCCACGCCTCAACACCCAAGCCATCCTTCACCGCCAACCCGACGCGGGCTACTACTACTTGCTGGATTCCGAAACTTCGACGGAACGCATCAATCGCACAGGCACCGACGTGCTAGAGCTATGCGACGGAACACGTAGCATCGACACGATATACGACATCATGGCGAAACGTCATAATGAGGGACGACGCACGGTTGAGGCACTTGTTCTTCCTTTTCTTGCAGAATCTGCCGCAAAGACAACCATAAGTATAAGCGAAAAGCCCCAACAAGAGCCATCATCGCCCCACCAGATAACCGGGTCCTACGACTCGTGGATTCCCCTGTTGTCATCATTCGAACTTACTTCTTCATGCAACCTCAGCTGCATACACTGTTACGCTTCGGCATCTTTGGGGAACGGTATATACCCCGCAACCGAACAAGTGATTGACGCGTTGGCCTATTTGGCACGTCACGGAACCTACTCGGTTTTACTCACTGGCGGAGAGCCAACAATGCATCCCGGATTTCTAGAAATACTTGAGGCCACGACTTCGCTGATGCGCCTTTTGCGCGTCGCATCCAACCTTTATTCAGTGCCCGAACAAGCACTACAAGCATTGATGCGCAACGACGCCGCAACAATTCAAACAAGCATTGATGAGCTAAGGTCAACACACGAATTGATTCGAGGCGGCCGAGACGCGTTCACCCGGACTATGAACAACGTAACACGTTTATCTCAGTCTGGGACACTTGTCATCGTAGCGATGACAGCTAACCGATTGAACTATCGAGAAGTTGAGGAGGTAGTGCAACGATGCCGTGAGGCTGGAGCCGCAGCATTTCGACTAGGTCTTACCTTTCCTGTCGGTCGAGCGGCACAGGCAGGTTTAGCTTTGACCGACGAAGAGGTGCGCGAACTCCAGGATGACTGGGATCGCATCATAGCTCAGTATTCATCCGCCGATTTCTCGCTTAACCGCTCGGAAGAAACAGGCGACTTCCAAGAACTCGCGCTGACTGAAGGTTCGCTGCCCTCCTCCTGTGGAGCCGGACATTTAATCATGCACGTAAACGCCAAGGGCGATGTTAATCCGTGCCCACTACTCGACATCACACTCGGTAACGTGTACCGCCATCCCATGGAAGAAGCTCTCTCAGGCCCTTACTTTCGTTTACTAGAACATGCACAGTCTCCGGGCGCAGATGCGTGCGCTGAATGCGCTCTCGCTCCTATGTGCGGCCGTTGCCATGCCGCGGCCGCTACGTGGGGAAAACGTAAGGGCTGCTGGTGGCGTAGCACTCCGCTCGCACAGGTGCTTTCGTCCGCGAGGTAA